A single region of the Halopiger xanaduensis SH-6 genome encodes:
- a CDS encoding HFX_2341 family transcriptional regulator domain-containing protein translates to MTGETELRSIVEVHIAPLGFEFDRIKAPVLEYDADILYLLADDEAAEASYHDRLVEDLSDHGITVHTREIDFGDMYDVLGEITTIVDDYRDDIVRVNVSSGPKLADIGAALACMATDASGYYVHPKSRAHPVDETPRTEGMAMAEQLPSYPLETPSTDQVRILNYIDGADTAAYTPKKSDLIEFAEREPLEFMTKSDPANEKAKFALLNNRIVEPLLEVGYIEVESVGRTKQVSLTETGENALRAFRHKL, encoded by the coding sequence ATGACAGGAGAGACGGAACTCCGATCGATCGTCGAGGTCCACATCGCGCCGCTCGGGTTCGAGTTCGATCGGATCAAAGCGCCCGTCCTCGAGTACGACGCCGATATCCTCTACCTGCTCGCCGACGACGAGGCCGCCGAAGCGTCCTACCACGACCGGCTCGTCGAGGACCTCTCCGACCACGGCATCACCGTCCACACCCGGGAAATCGACTTCGGCGACATGTACGACGTGCTCGGGGAGATCACGACGATCGTCGACGACTACCGGGACGATATCGTCCGGGTCAACGTCTCGAGCGGCCCGAAACTGGCCGACATCGGCGCGGCGCTGGCCTGCATGGCAACCGATGCGAGCGGCTACTACGTCCATCCGAAATCCCGCGCGCACCCGGTCGACGAGACGCCCCGTACCGAGGGGATGGCGATGGCCGAACAGCTCCCCTCCTACCCCCTCGAGACGCCGTCGACGGATCAGGTCAGGATTCTGAACTACATCGACGGCGCCGATACGGCGGCCTACACGCCGAAAAAGAGCGACCTGATCGAGTTCGCCGAGCGGGAGCCCCTCGAGTTCATGACCAAATCCGATCCCGCGAACGAGAAGGCGAAGTTCGCCCTGCTGAACAACCGGATCGTCGAGCCGCTGCTCGAGGTCGGCTACATCGAGGTCGAGTCCGTCGGCCGAACGAAGCAGGTTTCGCTGACCGAGACGGGGGAGAACGCGTTACGGGCGTTTCGGCACAAGCTCTGA
- a CDS encoding AI-2E family transporter yields MSTNTKSNGPPRSGSRRRRYVLAGVVALLGIVTGAILLEVLGTILFALTVAYVLLPLQGWLVRRGLTEWVAAAAATVIGFVGAVAVFSPIAVTLYFRVDEITSIIEGLPEAVPITAFNITYTIEASEVQAFVVDYLSSIAATFALSLPVLAIKFALFLTLLFALLLEADSAGRAAIAPIPREYRDVVYALATRARETLYAIYVLQLATSVATLLIAYPVFWLLDYEMSLTLAIIAAILQFVPIVGPSVLVGLIAVYHVTAGEIAAAVLIAVFGLVLIGWLPDIAVRPRLARRSAGLPGSLYFIGFTGGLFTLGPIGIVVGPLIVAVFVEAVDLLSEEVNSEITFSELAAAESDAGGDSGTEPRPDEPDSPIADD; encoded by the coding sequence GTGTCGACGAACACGAAATCGAACGGACCGCCGCGCTCCGGCAGCCGACGGCGTCGGTACGTCCTCGCCGGCGTCGTCGCGCTCCTCGGGATCGTCACCGGGGCGATCCTCCTCGAGGTGCTCGGGACGATCCTGTTCGCGCTGACGGTCGCCTACGTCCTGTTGCCGCTGCAGGGGTGGCTCGTCAGGCGCGGACTCACGGAGTGGGTCGCGGCCGCCGCCGCGACGGTGATCGGCTTCGTCGGAGCGGTCGCCGTCTTCTCCCCGATCGCGGTGACCCTGTACTTCCGGGTCGACGAGATCACTTCGATCATCGAAGGACTGCCGGAAGCGGTGCCGATTACGGCCTTCAATATCACGTACACGATCGAAGCGTCGGAGGTACAGGCGTTCGTCGTCGACTACCTCAGCAGCATCGCCGCCACCTTCGCGCTGTCGCTGCCGGTGCTCGCGATCAAGTTCGCGCTGTTTCTCACGCTCCTGTTCGCGCTCCTGCTCGAGGCCGACTCGGCCGGCCGGGCCGCGATCGCCCCGATTCCCCGCGAGTACCGCGACGTCGTCTACGCGCTCGCGACTCGAGCCCGCGAGACGCTGTACGCGATTTACGTCCTCCAGCTGGCGACGTCCGTGGCGACGCTGCTCATCGCCTACCCCGTCTTCTGGCTGCTCGACTACGAGATGTCGCTGACGCTCGCGATCATCGCCGCGATCTTGCAGTTCGTGCCGATCGTCGGTCCGAGCGTCCTGGTCGGACTGATCGCGGTCTACCACGTCACCGCCGGCGAGATCGCCGCGGCGGTGCTGATCGCCGTCTTCGGACTCGTCCTTATCGGCTGGCTTCCGGATATCGCCGTCCGGCCCCGGCTCGCCCGCCGCTCCGCCGGCCTGCCCGGGAGCCTCTACTTCATCGGCTTCACCGGCGGGCTCTTCACGCTCGGCCCGATCGGCATCGTCGTCGGCCCGCTGATCGTCGCCGTCTTCGTCGAAGCGGTCGACCTGCTCTCCGAGGAGGTCAACAGCGAAATCACGTTCTCCGAACTCGCCGCGGCCGAATCCGACGCCGGCGGTGACTCGGGCACCGAGCCGCGCCCTGACGAACCCGACTCGCCGATCGCCGACGACTGA
- a CDS encoding DUF5518 domain-containing protein, whose translation MASDRTIIHAVIGAVVGIVLSFIPFSTVIGGAVAGFLEGPDSRAGAIAGAVAGVIAFVPVAAVAVLLLGFLGFGMGVAAAPFEGFAVAAFAVLVFALIVLLYTVGLSLLGGYLGAYLAREYPGKHRETRRSLGMAVDSPSDRVGSPSYPDSRGRSAERYPPADRSAGRASDLEGFDDRRRDQHWDREREPDRESDRDREPFDTDSRGAEADRYREDRERERERDRDE comes from the coding sequence ATGGCGAGCGACCGAACCATCATCCACGCGGTTATCGGTGCCGTCGTCGGTATCGTCCTCTCGTTCATCCCGTTTTCTACCGTCATCGGCGGGGCCGTCGCCGGCTTTCTCGAGGGACCCGACAGCCGGGCGGGCGCGATCGCCGGCGCGGTCGCCGGCGTCATCGCGTTCGTCCCGGTCGCCGCGGTCGCCGTCTTGCTGCTCGGCTTCCTCGGGTTCGGAATGGGGGTCGCAGCCGCGCCGTTCGAGGGGTTCGCCGTCGCCGCGTTCGCCGTCCTCGTTTTCGCGCTGATCGTCCTCCTCTACACCGTCGGCCTCTCGCTGCTCGGCGGGTATCTCGGCGCGTACCTCGCACGGGAGTACCCCGGGAAACACCGGGAGACGCGGCGGTCGCTCGGGATGGCCGTCGACTCACCGTCGGATCGTGTGGGGTCGCCGTCGTATCCCGACTCGAGGGGACGATCGGCCGAGCGCTATCCGCCGGCCGATCGATCGGCCGGCCGCGCTTCGGACCTCGAGGGGTTCGACGACCGACGTCGAGACCAACACTGGGACCGGGAGCGAGAACCCGATCGAGAGTCGGATCGAGACCGGGAGCCGTTCGATACCGACTCGAGGGGCGCCGAGGCGGATCGATACCGCGAGGATCGCGAGCGTGAACGCGAACGCGATCGAGACGAGTAG
- a CDS encoding S26 family signal peptidase: MSGPDPGSSDDERTDGGADPRRGSSDQDGRSPDAPTAGRDESGADVTIEDDGIVRWFLRTDEETVVLARDVVSSVAIVAVVGLLLFAVSGIWPPLVAVESESMVPNMQKGDLIFITDSDRFVGDDPVEGTGVVTLATARETGYEKFNRPGDVIIFRPDGSEYETPVIHRAHFWVEEGENWVDTKADEEITGAVTCEQVRTCPAPHDGFVTKGDNNNGYDQFGNSVSTVVKPEWVTGKATFRIPWLGHIRLAFDQLFSGTIAPSPAVWDAGLDSASPQLTGGPDGPAAVDGVGASAGIGTGTGIAAGTAAAAIGRSRR; this comes from the coding sequence ATGAGCGGTCCCGACCCGGGTAGTTCCGACGACGAGCGAACCGACGGCGGCGCCGATCCCCGCCGCGGCTCGAGCGACCAGGACGGTCGGTCGCCCGACGCACCGACCGCAGGCCGGGACGAGTCCGGCGCCGACGTCACCATCGAGGACGACGGCATCGTCCGCTGGTTTCTGCGAACCGACGAGGAGACGGTCGTCCTCGCACGGGACGTGGTGAGCAGCGTCGCCATCGTCGCCGTCGTCGGACTCCTGCTGTTCGCGGTCAGCGGCATCTGGCCGCCGCTGGTCGCCGTCGAGAGCGAGAGTATGGTGCCAAACATGCAGAAGGGCGACCTGATCTTCATCACCGACTCCGACCGGTTCGTCGGCGACGACCCCGTCGAGGGAACCGGCGTCGTCACCCTCGCAACGGCGCGGGAGACCGGCTACGAGAAGTTCAACCGACCGGGCGACGTCATCATCTTCCGGCCTGACGGCAGCGAGTACGAGACGCCGGTGATACACCGCGCGCACTTCTGGGTCGAGGAGGGCGAAAACTGGGTCGACACCAAGGCCGACGAGGAGATCACCGGCGCCGTAACCTGCGAACAGGTCCGAACCTGTCCCGCGCCCCACGACGGCTTCGTCACGAAGGGCGACAACAACAACGGCTACGACCAGTTCGGCAACAGCGTCAGCACCGTCGTCAAGCCGGAGTGGGTCACCGGGAAGGCGACGTTCCGTATCCCGTGGCTCGGCCACATCCGGCTGGCGTTCGATCAGCTGTTCAGCGGGACAATTGCGCCGTCTCCGGCGGTCTGGGACGCGGGACTGGACTCCGCCTCGCCGCAGCTCACCGGCGGCCCGGACGGACCGGCTGCCGTCGACGGAGTCGGAGCCAGCGCCGGCATCGGAACGGGAACCGGAATCGCTGCCGGGACCGCTGCGGCCGCGATCGGTCGGTCTCGTCGGTAA
- a CDS encoding ArsR/SmtB family transcription factor has translation MSQRQQRRRENEHGLEIDAALALLGDDYAQEILAVLIENPATAKELTERCPGSRVTIYRRLNRLEDAGLVETEIRIRSDGNHCERYRLAVEKITVSITEDGFESELRPSDEE, from the coding sequence ATGTCACAGCGACAACAGCGCCGACGGGAGAACGAGCACGGACTCGAAATCGACGCGGCGCTCGCGCTGCTGGGGGACGACTACGCCCAGGAGATCCTCGCGGTCCTCATCGAAAACCCCGCGACGGCGAAGGAACTCACCGAGCGGTGTCCCGGCTCGCGCGTGACGATCTACCGGCGGCTGAACCGCCTCGAGGACGCGGGCCTCGTCGAGACCGAGATCCGCATCCGCAGCGACGGGAACCACTGCGAGCGGTACCGGCTCGCGGTCGAGAAGATCACCGTCTCGATCACCGAGGACGGGTTCGAGTCGGAACTGCGGCCGTCGGACGAGGAGTAA
- a CDS encoding thiamine ABC transporter substrate-binding protein, with the protein MRRRTLVRGVGAGTGAALTGLAGCLTRDAEEDGQDDGGEELDNSALRIATYTSMVTGERPAGRWLEEAFLEERPDAELDWRVPEAGIEHFIRRGEIDADPGADVYLGLTLGELVRVDEALGGGSELFESLERDRLDRVGRLRDELTVDDPGGRVLPFDTGYLSLVYDERDLESGPPDSFDGLLESEYERALLAQDPRSSDPGLAFLLWTIAAAGEDGYREYWRALRDNGLRLAGSWTDAYRNRYLEGEGSMVVSYSTDRVGAAAAERPLALHQVAMLEDAGYRNTEFAAVFADGARKELAYEFLDFLLSSTAQAEIAARNVQFPAVADASVDLESSFADRAREPERTVTMTYDDLRGSLGDWLSEWEAVWTGESDG; encoded by the coding sequence ATGAGACGGCGGACGCTCGTCCGCGGTGTCGGGGCGGGAACCGGAGCCGCGTTGACGGGACTCGCGGGGTGTCTCACGCGTGACGCCGAGGAAGACGGACAGGACGACGGCGGCGAAGAACTCGACAACAGCGCGCTGCGGATCGCGACGTACACCTCGATGGTAACCGGCGAGCGGCCCGCCGGCCGGTGGCTCGAGGAGGCGTTCCTCGAGGAGCGCCCGGACGCCGAACTCGACTGGCGGGTGCCCGAAGCCGGCATCGAACACTTCATCCGGCGCGGCGAGATCGACGCCGATCCGGGCGCGGACGTCTACCTTGGACTGACGCTCGGTGAACTCGTCCGCGTCGACGAGGCTCTCGGCGGCGGCAGCGAACTCTTCGAATCGCTCGAGCGGGATCGGCTCGACCGCGTCGGGCGGCTCCGCGACGAGCTGACGGTCGACGACCCCGGCGGCAGGGTCCTCCCGTTCGATACGGGCTACCTCTCGCTGGTCTACGACGAGCGCGACCTCGAGAGCGGGCCGCCCGACTCGTTCGACGGTCTGCTCGAGTCCGAGTACGAGCGGGCGCTGCTCGCGCAGGATCCTCGCTCGTCGGATCCGGGGTTGGCCTTCCTGCTGTGGACGATCGCAGCCGCCGGCGAGGACGGCTACCGCGAGTACTGGCGGGCCCTGCGGGATAACGGGCTTCGCCTCGCCGGGAGCTGGACCGACGCGTACCGGAACCGGTACCTCGAGGGGGAGGGATCGATGGTCGTCTCCTACTCGACGGATCGGGTCGGCGCGGCCGCGGCCGAGCGTCCCCTCGCCCTCCATCAGGTCGCGATGCTCGAGGACGCGGGCTACCGCAACACCGAGTTCGCCGCCGTCTTCGCCGACGGTGCCCGGAAGGAACTGGCTTACGAGTTCCTCGACTTCCTGCTCTCGTCGACGGCGCAGGCCGAGATCGCGGCGCGTAACGTGCAGTTCCCGGCCGTCGCGGACGCGTCCGTCGATCTCGAGTCGTCGTTCGCCGACCGCGCCCGCGAACCGGAGCGGACGGTAACGATGACCTACGACGACCTGCGGGGCTCCCTCGGCGACTGGCTTTCGGAGTGGGAAGCCGTCTGGACCGGTGAAAGCGACGGTTAA
- a CDS encoding DNA-directed DNA polymerase II small subunit translates to MPLEGHARIVSELTSRGYNAEREAVTQLAAADDPDAALEHLLDEIPDDALVVRSEHVEAALNAVSSSGSSPPTESAADRGDPTPSVSTGTDAPVSGDSATHAPVETEGSEPIERTVDADLRSLEIEGDMTGQSTGTGEYEDFVSVFRDRLERLGSKLRGRVNHRPASAIQDMPGGSEVAMVGLVNDIRSTASGHWLIELEDATGTFPWLVMKDRDYVDLVDELLCDEALAMEGTLADDSGIAFVDSMYFPDVPRTYEPSTADRHVQAALISDVHVGSEEFMEDAWNRFADWLHTEQARNVEYLLLAGDMVEGVGVYPDQDEELDIIDIYEQYEAFSEHLKKVPGDLEIVMIPGNHDAVRLAEPQPGFDEELREIMSAHDPEIVSNPSTVTVEGVSVLMYHGVSLDEVIAELPEEKASYDDPHKAMYQLLKKRHVAPQFGGHTRLAPEEKDYLVIDEVPDIFHTGHVHKLGFGKYHNVLAINSGCWQAQTDFQKSVNIDPDAGYAPIVDLDTLDVTVQKFS, encoded by the coding sequence GTGCCGCTCGAGGGCCACGCCCGGATCGTCAGCGAACTCACCAGTCGCGGCTACAACGCCGAGCGCGAGGCGGTCACGCAACTGGCGGCCGCGGACGATCCCGACGCGGCGCTCGAGCACCTTCTCGACGAAATCCCCGACGACGCCCTGGTCGTTCGCAGCGAGCACGTCGAGGCGGCGTTGAACGCGGTCTCGAGTTCTGGGTCATCCCCGCCGACCGAATCGGCCGCCGATCGCGGGGATCCGACCCCCTCCGTTTCAACTGGAACCGACGCACCCGTGTCGGGCGATTCGGCAACCCACGCTCCAGTTGAAACGGAGGGGTCGGAACCTATCGAGCGGACCGTCGACGCCGACCTCCGCTCCCTCGAGATCGAGGGCGACATGACCGGCCAGAGCACCGGCACGGGCGAGTACGAGGACTTCGTTTCCGTTTTCCGGGACCGCCTCGAGCGCCTCGGCTCGAAGCTCCGCGGGCGCGTCAACCACCGCCCGGCGTCGGCCATTCAGGACATGCCCGGCGGCAGCGAGGTCGCGATGGTCGGGCTGGTCAACGACATTCGGTCGACCGCCAGCGGCCACTGGCTGATCGAACTCGAGGACGCCACCGGGACCTTCCCGTGGCTGGTGATGAAGGATCGCGACTACGTCGATCTGGTCGACGAACTGCTCTGTGACGAGGCGCTGGCGATGGAGGGAACCCTGGCCGACGACTCGGGGATCGCCTTCGTCGACTCGATGTACTTCCCGGACGTGCCCCGGACCTACGAGCCGTCGACGGCCGACCGCCACGTCCAGGCGGCGCTGATCAGCGACGTCCACGTCGGCAGCGAGGAGTTCATGGAAGACGCCTGGAACCGCTTCGCCGACTGGCTCCACACCGAGCAGGCCCGGAACGTCGAGTACCTCCTGCTCGCCGGCGACATGGTCGAGGGCGTCGGCGTCTACCCCGACCAGGACGAGGAACTCGACATCATCGACATCTACGAGCAGTACGAGGCCTTCAGCGAACATCTGAAGAAGGTGCCGGGCGACCTCGAGATCGTCATGATCCCGGGCAACCACGACGCGGTTCGCCTCGCGGAACCCCAGCCCGGCTTCGACGAGGAACTGCGGGAGATCATGTCGGCCCACGATCCGGAGATCGTGAGCAACCCGTCGACGGTGACCGTCGAGGGCGTCTCCGTGCTGATGTACCACGGCGTCTCGCTGGACGAAGTCATCGCGGAACTCCCCGAGGAGAAAGCCAGCTACGACGACCCGCACAAGGCGATGTACCAACTGCTGAAGAAGCGCCACGTCGCGCCGCAGTTCGGGGGCCACACCCGGCTCGCGCCCGAGGAGAAGGACTACCTGGTCATCGACGAGGTGCCCGACATCTTCCACACCGGCCACGTCCACAAGCTCGGCTTCGGCAAGTACCACAACGTGCTCGCGATCAACTCCGGCTGCTGGCAGGCCCAGACCGACTTCCAAAAGAGCGTCAACATCGATCCCGACGCGGGGTACGCGCCGATCGTCGACCTCGACACGCTCGACGTCACGGTCCAGAAGTTCAGCTGA
- a CDS encoding tryptophanase — translation MAGYKSKMVEPISLPARERRERNLERARYNVFNLPADEVFIDLLTDSGTGAMSDAQWAALLRGDEAYAGSRSFDRLESAVRDVMGVEHVVPTHQGRGAENVLYGTLLSDAEDAVVPNNTHFDTTRAHVANQGAEPVDCPVDGAHDPDLEAPFKGNFSLERARALVDEVGADRIPLVIQTITNNSAAGQPVSVANTRRVRDFADEIDATFVIDACRFAENAYFVQQREDEFAAETEIAEIAREQLGYADAVVMSGKKDGLVNTGGFVATDDEELFERCKQRAILYEGFPTYGGMAGRDLEAMAVGLREAVERSYVADRVEQVRTLGSLLRDAGVPIYEPVGGHAVYLDAAAALPHLEADAFPGQALVCELYREGGVRGVELGSFAFPDAERPELVRLAVPRRTYHREHFDHVAETAATVLEKGRDVDGLEIATEPEMPELRHFTAGLEPRSEER, via the coding sequence ATGGCCGGATACAAGTCCAAGATGGTCGAGCCGATCTCGCTCCCCGCCCGGGAGCGACGCGAACGCAACTTAGAGCGGGCCCGGTACAACGTCTTCAACCTCCCCGCCGACGAGGTCTTCATCGATCTGTTGACCGACAGCGGCACGGGCGCGATGAGCGACGCGCAGTGGGCCGCGCTGCTGCGCGGCGACGAGGCCTACGCCGGCTCGCGGAGCTTCGATCGCCTCGAGTCGGCCGTCCGGGACGTGATGGGCGTCGAGCACGTCGTGCCGACCCACCAGGGCCGCGGCGCGGAGAACGTCCTCTACGGCACCCTCCTCTCGGACGCCGAGGACGCGGTCGTCCCGAACAATACCCACTTCGATACGACCCGCGCCCACGTCGCGAACCAGGGTGCGGAGCCGGTCGACTGTCCCGTCGACGGCGCACACGATCCCGATCTCGAGGCGCCGTTCAAGGGGAATTTCTCGCTCGAGCGGGCCCGGGCGCTGGTCGACGAGGTCGGCGCGGACCGGATCCCGCTGGTGATCCAGACGATCACGAACAACTCGGCGGCGGGCCAGCCGGTCAGCGTCGCGAACACGCGGCGGGTTCGGGACTTCGCCGACGAGATCGACGCGACGTTCGTCATCGACGCCTGCCGGTTCGCGGAGAACGCGTACTTCGTGCAGCAACGTGAGGACGAGTTCGCCGCCGAGACCGAGATCGCCGAGATCGCCCGCGAGCAGCTCGGCTACGCCGACGCCGTCGTGATGAGCGGCAAGAAGGACGGACTCGTCAACACGGGCGGCTTCGTCGCAACCGACGACGAGGAGCTCTTCGAGCGGTGCAAACAGCGCGCCATCCTCTACGAGGGATTTCCGACGTACGGCGGGATGGCCGGCCGCGACCTCGAGGCGATGGCCGTCGGCCTCCGGGAGGCCGTCGAGCGGTCGTACGTCGCGGATCGAGTCGAACAGGTCCGAACGCTCGGCTCGCTGCTGCGGGATGCGGGCGTCCCGATCTACGAACCGGTCGGCGGCCACGCGGTCTACCTCGACGCCGCCGCGGCGCTGCCCCACCTCGAGGCCGATGCGTTCCCCGGACAGGCGCTGGTCTGCGAGCTCTACCGGGAAGGCGGCGTCCGCGGGGTCGAACTCGGAAGCTTTGCCTTCCCGGACGCCGAGCGCCCGGAGCTCGTTCGACTCGCCGTGCCGCGCCGAACCTACCACCGAGAACACTTCGACCACGTCGCCGAGACCGCCGCAACCGTACTCGAGAAGGGGCGCGACGTCGACGGGCTCGAAATTGCGACCGAACCCGAGATGCCGGAGTTACGTCACTTCACGGCCGGACTCGAGCCGCGGTCCGAAGAACGGTGA
- a CDS encoding aspartate kinase gives MRVVAKFGGTSLGSGERIDRAADSIAAAVEDGHEIAVVASAMGSTTDDLLDDITFETDEADRAQIVSMGERTSVRMLKAALASRGIDAVFLEPGSENWPVITDEYGEVDVEATQQRAREVAAEMDEVVPVITGFLAEGPDGSITTLGRGGSDTTAVMMGKYMDADEVVIVTDVEGVMTGDPNVVEGARNVGEISVDELRNLSFRGAEVVAPSALSYKDGKLDVRVVHYQHGDLLSGGTSIEGEFKNLVDLRERPLACLTVAGRAIRNESGVFNHLSEALAESDVNIDAVASGMDTVTFYIDEAEAERAENILHREVIARDELSSVTVDSPIAVVRVTGGELPNQPGIVSDIVTPLAEERIHLQDVITSATSVALFVEWEDREKTLEITQELF, from the coding sequence ATGCGAGTCGTAGCCAAGTTCGGCGGCACCAGCCTCGGCAGCGGCGAGCGAATCGACCGCGCCGCGGACTCGATCGCCGCCGCCGTCGAGGACGGCCACGAGATCGCCGTCGTCGCATCGGCGATGGGATCGACGACGGACGACCTGCTCGACGACATCACCTTCGAGACCGACGAAGCCGACCGCGCCCAGATCGTCAGCATGGGCGAGCGCACGTCCGTGCGGATGCTCAAGGCCGCGCTGGCCTCGCGGGGCATCGACGCGGTCTTCTTGGAGCCCGGCAGCGAGAACTGGCCGGTCATCACCGACGAGTACGGCGAGGTCGACGTCGAGGCGACCCAGCAGCGAGCCCGGGAAGTCGCCGCGGAGATGGACGAGGTCGTCCCGGTCATCACCGGCTTCCTCGCCGAGGGACCGGACGGCTCGATCACGACGCTGGGTCGCGGGGGCAGCGACACCACCGCCGTGATGATGGGCAAGTACATGGACGCCGACGAGGTCGTCATCGTGACCGACGTCGAGGGCGTCATGACCGGCGACCCGAACGTCGTCGAGGGCGCCCGCAACGTCGGCGAGATTTCGGTCGACGAACTGCGGAACCTCTCGTTCCGCGGCGCCGAGGTCGTCGCACCCTCCGCGCTGTCGTACAAGGACGGGAAACTCGACGTCCGCGTCGTCCACTACCAGCACGGCGACCTGCTCTCGGGCGGCACCAGCATCGAGGGCGAGTTCAAGAACCTCGTCGACCTGCGCGAGCGGCCGCTTGCCTGCCTGACCGTCGCCGGCCGGGCGATCCGCAACGAGTCCGGCGTCTTCAACCACCTCTCGGAGGCGCTGGCCGAGAGCGACGTCAACATCGACGCCGTCGCCAGCGGGATGGACACGGTCACCTTCTACATCGACGAGGCCGAGGCCGAGCGCGCCGAGAACATCCTCCACCGCGAGGTCATCGCCCGCGACGAACTCTCCTCCGTCACCGTCGACTCGCCGATCGCGGTCGTCCGCGTGACCGGCGGCGAACTCCCCAACCAGCCGGGGATCGTCAGCGACATCGTCACGCCGCTGGCCGAGGAGCGAATCCACCTGCAGGACGTCATCACGAGCGCGACCAGCGTCGCGCTGTTCGTCGAGTGGGAGGACCGCGAGAAGACCCTCGAGATCACGCAGGAACTCTTCTGA
- a CDS encoding TetR/AcrR family transcriptional regulator — MSDTDLFASAGDDTHAQMMEATYEALRKHGYSELTIQRIGDEFPKSKSLIYQHYDSKDELLVAFLEYLLEQFEADLPIDAEFDDAQEHLETLIEYALPDEFDDDHLDFAGAIEALRGQAPHDETYQEQFAAADEFYRRLTAEVIRDGIEQGVFRDVDPERAAAFIVTTVHGARNQRVTADTDDPVRAARQELEAYVRTRLVADE, encoded by the coding sequence ATGAGTGACACGGATCTCTTCGCGTCCGCAGGCGACGACACGCACGCACAGATGATGGAAGCGACCTACGAAGCGCTGCGAAAACACGGCTACTCCGAGCTGACGATCCAGCGTATCGGCGACGAGTTTCCCAAGAGCAAGTCGCTGATTTACCAACACTACGACAGCAAAGACGAGCTCCTCGTCGCCTTCCTCGAGTACCTGCTCGAGCAGTTCGAGGCGGACCTGCCGATCGATGCTGAGTTCGACGACGCGCAGGAGCACCTCGAGACGCTCATCGAGTACGCCCTGCCGGACGAGTTCGACGACGACCACCTCGATTTCGCGGGCGCAATCGAGGCGCTGCGCGGGCAGGCACCCCACGACGAGACCTATCAGGAGCAGTTCGCTGCGGCCGACGAGTTCTACCGGCGCCTCACCGCCGAGGTCATCCGCGACGGGATCGAACAGGGCGTCTTCCGCGACGTCGATCCCGAGCGGGCGGCCGCGTTCATCGTGACGACCGTCCACGGCGCACGCAACCAGCGGGTGACCGCCGACACGGACGACCCGGTTCGTGCCGCACGCCAAGAGCTCGAGGCGTACGTCCGGACGCGGCTGGTCGCCGACGAATAG